From a single Toxoplasma gondii ME49 chromosome II, whole genome shotgun sequence genomic region:
- a CDS encoding hypothetical protein (encoded by transcript TGME49_222385): protein MFGCYPDAISSQSNLEKSLTDIDKRFWTSRGLPSLAGWTSSRWQKSHAPGDAGHKTALPVRVLAPGSRHRVSLIAHMREGGPSLRRFSEVPADLETEKLALAGLPEVDRNIGQSLAVTAPQKVEQSGNQPHGGGLAAPLTARTRQDLHAVASRKSLNEIKTEALRKALTARHELKKTQKDRLAAVLAAREISRTFAGKNKLVLLREQRQILFHSKLPTNPGLPKLDVRTISGKSGRKIDLSGRVHPYSIQ, encoded by the exons ATGTTTGGATGTTATCCGGACGCCATTTCCAGTCAATCTAACCTGGAGAAGTCGCTCACAGATATCGACAAGCGTTTCTGGACTTCTCGCGGGCTCCCTAGTCTCGCAGGATGGACTTCCTCGCGGTGGCAAAAAAGCCACGCTCCAGGTGACGCCGGCCACAAAACAGCTCTGCCAGTTCGTGTGCTTGCTCCTGGCTCTCGCcaccgcgtttctctcaTCGCTCACATGCGAGAGGGCGGACCGAGCCTGAGACGGTTCTCAGAGGTCCCTGCAGACctcgaaacagaaaaactcGCCCTGGCGGGGCTCCCTGAAGTGGACAGAAACATCGGGCAGTCGCTGGCAGTCACAGCACCGCAGAAAGTCGAACAAAGTGGCAATCAACCCCACGGAGGTGGCTTAGCTGCTCCTCTCACAG CAAGGACCAGACAAGATCTGCACGCGGTCGCCAGCCGAAAAAGTCTCAATGAAATCAAAACCGAAGCCCTCCGT AAAGCTCTCACAGCGCGTCACGAgctgaagaaaacacagaaagatCGACTAGCTGCTGTGCTGGCTGCTCGG GAAATTTCTCGGACTTTCGCAGGCAAAAACAagctcgttcttcttcgtgaaCAAAGGCAGATTCTCTTCCACTCCAAACTCCCAACCAACCCAGGCCTCCCAAAACTGGACGTACGCACAATCAGtggaaaaagtggaaggaaaATCGACTTGTCGGGTCGCGTGCACCCATACTCGATTCAGTAG